In the Pseudonocardia cypriaca genome, one interval contains:
- the ligA gene encoding NAD-dependent DNA ligase LigA — MSSDSDVRERHARLAAEVADHQFRYYVLDSPAISDGQFDALWRELVELESAHPELVTPESPTQRVVGKFATDFTAHDHLERMLSLDNTFTEDELRAWAERITRDVGEGKLHYLCELKIDGLAVNLLYENGKLTRALTRGDGRTGEDITLNMRTLDEVPDRLTGTDEFPVPALVEVRGEVYFRLEDFQALNASLVEAGKPPFANPRNTAAGSLRQKDPKVTASRNLRLICHGFGKREGFTLERQSQGYDALRAWGLPVSERSAVLTGIDEVLAHVEYWGEHRHDIEHEIDGVVVKVDEVALQRRLGSTSRAPRWAIAYKYPPEEATTKLLDIQVNVGRTGRVTPFAQMEPVVVAGSTVALATLHNAQEVKRKGVLIGDRVVIRKAGDVIPEVLGPVVDMRDGTEREFVMPTHCPECGTELAQQKAGDVDLRCPNARSCPAQLRERLFHVAGRGAFDIEGLGYEAATALLTSGVVQDEGDVFGLTEADLLRVELFRKKDGELSANGHRLLANLDAAKDRPLWRVLVGLSIRHVGPTAAQALAREFRSMEAIETAAEEAARATAEAGLVITSDGTADDVDDDASAPAATGAEAVAAATEASPEDRAAAEERAARDAARAQAKALAAALAPIASVEGVGPTIAAALRDWFSVDWHREVVRKWRAAGVRMVDEVDASVPRTLEGMSIVITGSMDGFSRDEAKEAITARGGRAAGSVSKKTAFVVAGDAPGSKYDKALEIGVPILDEAGFRVLLERGPEAAREVATFES; from the coding sequence GTGAGCAGTGACTCGGACGTGCGCGAACGCCACGCGCGGCTGGCCGCAGAGGTGGCCGACCACCAGTTCCGCTACTACGTGCTCGACTCGCCCGCCATCTCCGACGGGCAGTTCGACGCACTGTGGCGCGAGCTGGTCGAGCTGGAGAGCGCGCACCCCGAGCTGGTCACGCCGGAGTCGCCCACGCAGCGGGTGGTCGGGAAGTTCGCCACCGACTTCACGGCGCACGACCACCTCGAGCGCATGCTCAGCCTCGACAACACGTTCACCGAGGACGAGCTGCGCGCCTGGGCCGAGCGGATCACGCGCGACGTCGGCGAGGGCAAGCTCCATTACCTGTGCGAGCTCAAGATCGACGGGCTGGCCGTCAACCTGCTCTACGAGAACGGCAAGCTCACGCGTGCGCTCACCCGCGGCGACGGCCGCACCGGCGAGGACATCACGCTCAACATGCGCACCCTCGACGAGGTGCCCGACCGCCTCACCGGCACCGACGAGTTCCCGGTGCCCGCGCTGGTCGAGGTGCGCGGCGAGGTCTACTTCCGGCTGGAGGACTTCCAGGCGCTCAACGCCTCCCTCGTGGAGGCGGGCAAACCGCCGTTCGCCAACCCGCGCAACACCGCGGCCGGCTCGCTGCGGCAGAAGGACCCGAAGGTCACCGCTTCCCGGAACCTGCGGCTGATCTGCCACGGGTTCGGCAAGCGCGAGGGGTTCACCCTCGAACGCCAGTCCCAGGGCTACGACGCGCTGCGCGCGTGGGGCCTGCCGGTGTCGGAGCGCAGCGCCGTGCTCACCGGGATCGACGAGGTGCTCGCCCACGTCGAGTACTGGGGCGAGCACCGCCACGACATCGAGCACGAGATCGACGGCGTCGTCGTCAAGGTCGACGAGGTCGCGCTCCAGCGGCGGCTCGGGTCCACGTCCCGGGCGCCCCGCTGGGCCATCGCGTACAAGTACCCGCCGGAGGAGGCCACCACCAAGCTCCTCGACATCCAGGTCAACGTCGGCCGCACCGGGCGCGTCACACCGTTCGCGCAGATGGAGCCGGTCGTCGTCGCCGGGTCCACGGTCGCGCTGGCCACTCTGCACAACGCGCAGGAGGTCAAGCGCAAGGGCGTGCTCATCGGCGACCGCGTGGTCATCCGCAAGGCGGGCGACGTCATCCCCGAGGTGCTCGGGCCGGTCGTCGACATGCGCGACGGCACCGAGCGCGAGTTCGTGATGCCCACCCACTGCCCGGAGTGCGGCACCGAGCTGGCCCAGCAGAAGGCGGGCGACGTCGACCTGCGCTGCCCCAACGCCCGGTCCTGCCCCGCGCAGCTGCGCGAGCGGCTGTTCCACGTGGCGGGGCGCGGTGCCTTCGACATCGAGGGCCTCGGCTACGAGGCGGCCACCGCGCTGCTCACCTCCGGGGTGGTGCAGGACGAGGGCGACGTCTTCGGGCTCACGGAGGCCGACCTGCTGCGGGTCGAGCTCTTCCGCAAGAAGGACGGCGAGCTGTCCGCCAACGGCCACCGGCTCCTCGCCAACCTGGACGCGGCGAAGGACCGGCCGTTGTGGCGGGTGCTCGTGGGCCTGTCCATCCGCCACGTCGGGCCCACGGCCGCGCAGGCGCTGGCGCGCGAGTTCCGGTCGATGGAGGCGATCGAGACCGCCGCGGAGGAGGCCGCACGGGCCACCGCGGAGGCCGGGCTCGTGATCACCTCCGACGGCACCGCCGACGACGTGGACGACGACGCTTCGGCGCCGGCGGCAACCGGGGCCGAAGCGGTCGCCGCTGCCACCGAGGCGTCCCCCGAGGACCGCGCCGCGGCCGAGGAGCGCGCGGCCCGCGACGCCGCACGCGCCCAGGCCAAGGCGCTCGCCGCGGCGCTCGCCCCGATCGCGAGTGTGGAGGGCGTCGGCCCCACCATCGCGGCGGCCCTGCGCGACTGGTTCTCGGTCGACTGGCACCGGGAGGTCGTCCGCAAGTGGCGGGCAGCCGGCGTGCGGATGGTCGACGAGGTCGACGCGTCGGTGCCGCGCACCCTCGAGGGCATGTCGATCGTGATCACCGGCTCGATGGACGGCTTCTCCCGCGACGAGGCCAAGGAGGCCATCACCGCTCGCGGGGGCCGGGCCGCGGGGTCGGTGTCGAAGAAGACCGCGTTCGTCGTCGCGGGCGACGCGCCGGGCTCGAAGTACGACAAGGCGCTCGAGATCGGCGTTCCGATCCTCGACGAGGCCGGCTTCCGCGTGCTGCTGGAGCGGGGGCCGGAGGCCGCGCGGGAGGTCGCCACGTTCGAGTCCTGA
- a CDS encoding methionine synthase, giving the protein MAEPADEEPAAPPARWPDGAATGVGSLPGTEAREAAATVVGELPLLPHLPELPARGVGADMIGRTAGMLVDIAVEVVPTAYRVAARPGRDHRRAVDLLRSDIDAFEEACEPARPEWVKVQAAGPWTLAAAVELHTGHRVLTDRGAVREFTASLLEGLRAHVAEVATRTGAHVLVQLDEPTLPAVLAGALPTASGYGTVRAVGRTEAQDALRDIVSALDVPVVVHCCADRPPIRLLAGIGAAGVGIDATLPVFRGETALPAALDALGETWDAGTPLLLGLVPGLEPARPPQLRDLARPVFDLADRLGFDRSRLGALTVPTPTCGLAGATPEWAGRAMALVRDLGQAFVDPPEDW; this is encoded by the coding sequence GTGGCCGAGCCCGCCGACGAGGAGCCGGCCGCTCCGCCGGCGCGTTGGCCCGACGGCGCGGCGACCGGCGTCGGCTCGCTCCCGGGCACGGAAGCCCGGGAGGCCGCGGCCACCGTGGTGGGTGAGCTGCCGCTGCTGCCGCACCTGCCGGAGCTGCCGGCCCGCGGTGTCGGGGCGGACATGATCGGCCGGACGGCCGGGATGCTCGTCGACATCGCGGTCGAGGTCGTGCCCACCGCCTACCGGGTGGCGGCGCGGCCCGGCCGGGACCACCGCCGGGCCGTCGACCTGCTCCGCAGCGACATCGACGCCTTCGAGGAGGCCTGCGAGCCGGCGCGGCCGGAGTGGGTGAAGGTGCAGGCCGCGGGGCCGTGGACGCTGGCCGCCGCCGTCGAGCTGCACACCGGCCACCGCGTGCTGACCGACCGGGGTGCGGTCCGGGAGTTCACCGCGAGCCTCCTGGAGGGGTTGCGCGCACACGTGGCGGAGGTGGCCACCCGCACCGGCGCGCACGTCCTCGTCCAGCTCGACGAGCCGACGCTGCCCGCGGTGCTGGCGGGCGCGCTGCCCACGGCGTCCGGCTACGGCACCGTGCGGGCGGTCGGGCGGACGGAGGCCCAGGACGCCCTGCGGGACATCGTCTCGGCGCTCGACGTCCCGGTGGTGGTGCACTGCTGCGCCGACCGGCCGCCCATCCGGTTGCTCGCGGGCATCGGCGCGGCGGGGGTCGGGATCGACGCCACGCTGCCGGTGTTCCGCGGGGAGACGGCGCTGCCGGCGGCGCTCGACGCGCTCGGCGAGACCTGGGACGCGGGCACGCCACTGCTGCTCGGCCTGGTGCCGGGGCTCGAGCCGGCGAGGCCGCCGCAGCTGCGCGATCTCGCGCGTCCGGTGTTCGACCTCGCCGATCGGCTCGGGTTCGACCGGTCCCGCCTCGGTGCCCTCACCGTCCCGACGCCCACCTGCGGGCTGGCGGGGGCGACACCGGAGTGGGCGGGGCGGGCGATGGCGCTGGTCCGCGACCTGGGGCAGGCTTTCGTCGACCCGCCGGAGGACTGGTAG
- a CDS encoding 3-keto-5-aminohexanoate cleavage protein encodes MLQAVLNGSWPADAHPLLPVSARHLARDARAVAELNITSVHVHPRDPSGLETLDPVFVGDTVAAIRAQVPSMEIGVTTGRWIERDPRKRIEAVLAWGHLGVGKPDVCSVNVHEKGWVDVCAAARSVGIGIELGVWTSGDAVTLRTNGVPPGTTRVLAESTVTDPSTAVAEGLRVLRALGSMPVPILLHGEDTGAWPVLEQAMMLGVDTRIGFEDVLVTPNGYLAAGNDHLVSEALAIRRKLRSSGYRV; translated from the coding sequence GTGCTGCAGGCGGTGCTGAACGGGTCGTGGCCGGCCGACGCGCATCCCCTGCTCCCGGTGAGCGCCCGCCACCTCGCCCGTGACGCCCGCGCGGTCGCCGAGCTGAACATCACCTCCGTGCACGTGCACCCCCGCGACCCCTCGGGGCTCGAGACGCTCGACCCGGTGTTCGTCGGCGACACGGTGGCGGCCATCCGGGCCCAGGTGCCGTCGATGGAGATCGGTGTCACCACCGGCCGTTGGATCGAGCGCGACCCGCGCAAGCGGATCGAGGCCGTGCTCGCGTGGGGCCACCTCGGTGTCGGCAAGCCGGACGTGTGCTCGGTCAACGTGCACGAGAAGGGCTGGGTCGACGTCTGCGCCGCCGCCCGTTCGGTGGGCATCGGCATCGAGCTCGGCGTGTGGACCAGCGGCGACGCCGTCACGTTGCGCACCAACGGCGTGCCGCCCGGCACCACGCGGGTGCTCGCCGAGTCCACCGTCACCGACCCGAGCACCGCCGTGGCGGAGGGCCTCCGCGTCCTGCGAGCGCTCGGCTCGATGCCGGTGCCGATCCTGCTGCACGGCGAGGACACGGGCGCGTGGCCCGTGCTGGAGCAGGCGATGATGCTGGGCGTCGACACCCGGATCGGGTTCGAGGACGTTCTCGTCACCCCGAACGGATATCTGGCCGCGGGCAACGACCACCTCGTCTCGGAGGCGCTGGCGATCCGCCGGAAGCTGCGCAGCAGCGGCTACCGCGTCTAG
- the mnmA gene encoding tRNA 2-thiouridine(34) synthase MnmA: MRVLAAMSGGVDSAVAAARAVDAGHDVVGVHLALSETPDALRSGSRGCCSREDAADARRAADVLGIPFYVWDFAARFREDVVDDFVAAYAAGQTPNPCLRCNEKIKFAALLDKALALGFDAVCTGHYARLVAGELRRAVDADKDQSYVLAVLTAHQLAHAMFPIGDTQKPAVRAEAAERGLRVADKPDSHDICFIPSGDTRTFLGSRLGVRSGAVVDAESGAELARHDGVHGFTVGQRKGLGIDAPAPDGRPRYVLGIEPATGTVTVGPATALDVRTIEGERPVWSAGVAPGARFDCVAQVRAHGGLAAAVAEPTADGLRVELAEPLRGVAPGQAVALYRPDPGGDIVLGSATITATA; this comes from the coding sequence ATGAGGGTCCTCGCCGCGATGAGCGGCGGCGTCGACTCGGCGGTGGCCGCTGCGCGCGCCGTCGACGCCGGGCACGACGTCGTCGGCGTGCACCTCGCGCTCTCCGAGACCCCGGACGCCCTGCGCAGCGGCTCCCGCGGCTGCTGCTCACGCGAGGACGCCGCCGACGCCCGCCGGGCCGCCGACGTGCTCGGCATCCCGTTCTACGTGTGGGACTTCGCGGCGCGCTTCCGCGAGGACGTGGTGGACGACTTCGTCGCCGCGTACGCCGCCGGGCAGACCCCGAACCCGTGCCTGCGGTGCAACGAGAAGATCAAGTTCGCCGCGCTGCTGGACAAGGCGCTCGCGCTGGGCTTCGACGCGGTCTGCACCGGGCACTACGCGCGGCTGGTGGCCGGAGAGCTGCGCCGGGCCGTCGACGCAGACAAGGACCAGTCGTACGTCCTCGCCGTGCTCACCGCACACCAGCTGGCGCACGCGATGTTCCCGATCGGAGACACGCAGAAGCCGGCCGTGCGCGCTGAGGCCGCGGAGCGCGGGCTCCGCGTCGCCGACAAGCCCGACAGCCACGACATCTGCTTCATCCCCTCCGGCGACACCCGGACGTTCCTCGGCTCCCGCCTCGGCGTCCGGTCGGGCGCCGTGGTCGACGCCGAGTCGGGGGCCGAGCTGGCGCGCCACGACGGCGTGCACGGCTTCACGGTGGGCCAGCGCAAGGGCCTCGGCATCGACGCCCCCGCCCCCGACGGTCGCCCCCGGTACGTGCTCGGCATCGAGCCGGCCACCGGCACCGTGACGGTCGGGCCCGCCACGGCCCTCGACGTCCGCACGATCGAGGGTGAGCGCCCGGTCTGGAGCGCGGGTGTCGCGCCGGGAGCCCGGTTCGACTGCGTTGCGCAGGTCCGCGCCCACGGCGGCCTGGCCGCGGCCGTCGCCGAGCCCACGGCCGACGGCCTGCGCGTCGAGCTCGCCGAGCCGCTGCGGGGCGTGGCCCCCGGCCAGGCGGTGGCGCTATACCGCCCCGACCCGGGAGGCGACATCGTCCTGGGCAGCGCCACGATCACCGCGACCGCGTAG
- a CDS encoding ferredoxin reductase, protein MGVLGDIGRRARGAAALFTQPLLPDDLLGTLNPLWSASEPHARVVGLRRETADTTTLLLHTPRARTPHRAGQFVGIGTRLDGVWQWRTYSVSSRPRDPRRLAVTVTAVPGGTVSGALAHRTPVGALVRIGPPAGEFVLPDPVPEKLLFVTAGSGITPVMGILRDLVDTRPHALDGAVLVHCDRTPDELVFGSELRRLAATTGLRLVERHTAAEGRLTPDALADAVPDWAARETWACGPAGLLDALAGHWDRFGDPDALHVERFVAPAPVADPGTGGRVTFTTSGITADAGPGVALMAAGESAGALLPNGCRMGICHTCVGKLRSGGVRDLRNGDVHDTPGQSVRTCVSGAAGDVEIEL, encoded by the coding sequence ATGGGAGTGCTAGGCGATATCGGCAGGCGGGCGCGCGGGGCAGCCGCGTTGTTCACGCAACCGCTGCTTCCCGATGACCTGCTCGGCACGTTGAATCCGCTGTGGTCCGCCAGTGAGCCGCATGCGCGCGTGGTGGGACTGCGGCGCGAGACCGCCGACACGACCACGCTGCTGCTGCACACCCCCCGGGCGCGCACCCCGCACCGGGCCGGCCAGTTCGTCGGGATCGGGACCCGGCTCGACGGCGTGTGGCAGTGGCGCACCTACTCGGTCAGCTCCCGGCCCCGCGACCCGCGGCGCCTCGCCGTCACCGTCACCGCGGTGCCGGGGGGCACCGTGTCGGGGGCACTCGCACACCGGACCCCGGTCGGCGCACTGGTGCGGATCGGGCCGCCCGCCGGCGAGTTCGTGCTCCCGGATCCGGTGCCGGAGAAGCTGCTCTTCGTGACGGCGGGCAGCGGGATCACGCCTGTCATGGGCATCCTGCGCGATCTCGTCGACACCCGCCCCCACGCCCTGGACGGCGCGGTGCTCGTGCACTGCGACCGCACGCCCGACGAACTGGTGTTCGGATCCGAGCTGCGCAGGCTCGCCGCGACCACCGGGTTGCGCCTCGTCGAGCGGCACACCGCGGCCGAGGGCAGGCTCACCCCGGACGCGCTCGCCGACGCCGTGCCCGACTGGGCGGCCCGTGAGACGTGGGCCTGCGGCCCCGCAGGCCTGCTCGACGCGCTCGCAGGCCATTGGGACCGCTTCGGCGACCCGGACGCGCTGCACGTGGAGCGCTTCGTCGCCCCTGCCCCCGTCGCCGACCCCGGCACCGGCGGCCGCGTCACGTTCACCACCAGCGGGATCACCGCCGACGCCGGCCCAGGCGTCGCGCTGATGGCCGCGGGTGAGTCCGCAGGCGCGCTGCTGCCCAACGGCTGCCGCATGGGCATCTGCCACACCTGCGTCGGGAAGCTGCGCTCCGGCGGAGTGCGCGACCTCCGCAACGGCGATGTGCACGACACCCCAGGACAGAGCGTCCGCACGTGCGTCTCCGGCGCCGCGGGCGACGTCGAGATCGAGCTGTAG
- a CDS encoding nuclear transport factor 2 family protein, with protein MTTTTPTATLVQRYLAAWNATDPAERRAAVEAVFAPNARYVDPLADVTGTDALDALIAGAQEQFPGMRFTPVGEVDAHHDVCRFQWGLGPEGAEPLVIGFDVAMVDADGRITGVVGFLDKVPTA; from the coding sequence ATGACCACCACGACCCCCACCGCCACCCTCGTGCAGCGCTACCTGGCCGCGTGGAACGCCACCGACCCCGCCGAGCGGCGCGCGGCCGTCGAAGCCGTGTTCGCCCCGAACGCGCGATACGTCGACCCGCTCGCCGACGTCACCGGCACCGACGCGCTCGACGCCCTGATCGCAGGCGCACAGGAGCAGTTCCCGGGGATGCGGTTCACCCCCGTCGGCGAGGTCGACGCCCACCACGACGTCTGCCGCTTCCAGTGGGGCCTCGGCCCGGAGGGCGCCGAGCCGCTGGTGATCGGCTTCGACGTGGCGATGGTCGACGCGGACGGCCGCATCACGGGCGTCGTGGGCTTCCTGGACAAGGTCCCCACGGCCTGA